The genomic DNA TAACCACCAATAATCAGGTCATCAATGCCATCACCATTCACATCTCCTGCCCCACTGACTGATTGACCTGAGAAGTCAGACGCATTAATTCCATTAATTACAAAGCCATTGCTGCCATTGAGGGTAGAGAGGTTCAAGGTACTGCTGAAGCCACTGGTAGTGCCAAACACGACATAAC from Neosynechococcus sphagnicola sy1 includes the following:
- a CDS encoding integrin alpha — its product is MAPMAFFINGRTGGDASGHSVSSAGDINGDGIDDLIIGAVRADPNGKTNAGQSYVVFGTTSGFSSTLNLSTLNGSNGFVINGINASDFSGQSVSGAGDVNGDGIDDLIIGG